The proteins below come from a single Candidatus Planktophila dulcis genomic window:
- a CDS encoding amino acid ABC transporter permease, with protein sequence MSEKKSSAWSPSSRELERRKSRRRISRKQASIAAASSIFVLGTLAIILVTSPGWETVKATFFDIDYGREVFPTVVRGLWINLQLTFIGGAAIGVIALGLALLRTTKSPALTPFRFLATAYVDIFRGAPLILIILLVGFGVPALGLSGISSNVIFLGTVAVVLTYSAYVAEVIRSGILSIHPSQRAAARSLGLTSGQTMRFVVLPQAIRRVVPPLLNDFVSLLKDTGLVSILGVTDAVRAAQINASRTFNYTPYVVAAILFLLITIPMTRYTDRAIRQRTSAQNSEGAI encoded by the coding sequence ATGTCAGAGAAGAAAAGCTCTGCTTGGTCGCCAAGCTCCCGTGAACTAGAACGACGTAAATCTCGTCGCAGGATTAGCCGCAAGCAAGCAAGTATTGCTGCGGCTTCTTCTATTTTTGTCCTCGGAACTCTTGCCATAATTCTCGTAACTTCACCAGGCTGGGAAACCGTAAAAGCTACATTCTTCGATATTGATTATGGCCGCGAGGTATTTCCAACAGTCGTGCGAGGGCTCTGGATCAATTTGCAACTTACTTTTATTGGCGGTGCTGCTATTGGCGTTATTGCACTTGGGCTTGCTTTACTGCGGACTACAAAATCACCAGCGCTTACTCCATTTAGATTTCTAGCTACTGCCTACGTCGATATCTTCCGAGGCGCCCCACTGATCTTGATTATCTTGCTTGTTGGTTTTGGTGTTCCAGCCCTAGGACTTTCCGGAATCTCAAGCAATGTCATCTTTCTCGGGACAGTTGCTGTGGTGCTCACATACTCGGCATATGTAGCTGAAGTTATCCGAAGTGGAATTTTATCTATTCACCCAAGTCAACGCGCAGCAGCTCGTTCCCTCGGACTCACTTCAGGGCAGACCATGCGTTTTGTTGTACTGCCTCAGGCCATACGTCGTGTTGTGCCTCCCTTGCTCAATGATTTTGTTTCACTACTGAAGGACACAGGTTTGGTCTCAATCCTGGGAGTCACCGATGCCGTTCGTGCTGCTCAAATTAATGCTAGCCGAACCTTTAACTACACACCTTATGTTGTGGCAGCCATACTCTTTCTACTCATCACAATTCCAATGACTCGCTATACAGATCGAGCTATAAGGCAACGCACTAGTGCACAGAACTCAGAAGGTGCAATCTGA
- a CDS encoding ABC transporter substrate-binding protein, giving the protein MQKRFGIITAAVIAAALTLTGCGPFGSDSSDSASASCEIGELATITEGKLTIATGEPAYYPWVIDDKPESGEGFEGAVAYAVAKQLGFDAADVTWARTTFDSAVTPGEKKFDFNLQQFSITDDRKKAVDFSSPYYTAPQAIVSFKGSKIEGKTSLAELKSAKLGAAVGTTSLDAIENQIGTKPQVFNDNAAGVSALKNKQIDGLVVDLPTAFYLSGVEVPNGLIVGQLPSNGEGDQFGLLLSKGSKLTSCVTGAVDAITADGTLAAITDKWLATDAGAPVLKP; this is encoded by the coding sequence GTGCAGAAACGTTTCGGAATTATCACTGCAGCTGTTATCGCAGCTGCTCTCACACTCACAGGATGTGGACCTTTCGGTTCGGATTCATCTGATTCAGCATCAGCATCATGTGAAATCGGTGAGCTAGCAACAATCACTGAAGGCAAACTCACTATCGCAACTGGTGAACCTGCGTACTACCCATGGGTTATCGATGACAAGCCAGAGTCTGGCGAAGGCTTCGAAGGAGCAGTGGCTTATGCAGTTGCTAAGCAACTCGGCTTTGATGCTGCAGATGTCACCTGGGCCCGCACAACATTTGACTCAGCTGTAACACCAGGAGAGAAGAAGTTTGACTTCAACTTGCAGCAGTTCTCAATTACTGATGATCGCAAGAAAGCTGTTGATTTCTCATCACCTTATTACACAGCTCCACAGGCAATCGTCTCATTCAAGGGAAGCAAGATTGAAGGAAAGACTTCACTTGCTGAACTCAAGAGCGCCAAGCTTGGCGCAGCAGTCGGTACTACCTCACTTGATGCAATCGAGAATCAGATTGGCACAAAGCCACAGGTATTTAACGACAATGCAGCAGGTGTATCTGCACTCAAAAACAAGCAGATCGATGGCCTTGTTGTAGATCTACCAACTGCTTTCTACCTATCAGGCGTTGAAGTTCCAAACGGACTTATCGTTGGTCAACTTCCATCAAATGGTGAAGGTGATCAGTTTGGTCTCCTGCTTTCAAAGGGAAGCAAGCTCACATCATGTGTTACTGGCGCTGTAGATGCCATTACCGCTGATGGAACACTCGCAGCAATTACAGATAAGTGGCTAGCAACTGATGCTGGCGCTCCTGTATTGAAGCCTTAA
- a CDS encoding YajQ family cyclic di-GMP-binding protein translates to MADSSFDVVSKIDRMELDNAINQAIREIDTRFDFKNTGAKIELSGDKLAIEADTEERAKATLDVVKDKLIKRGVSLKHLDAGEPQLSGKIYKIACTMKEGISTENAKKIAKFLRDEGAKSIKTQIQGDELRVTSKSRDDLQEAIEQIKNGKFEFAVQFVNFR, encoded by the coding sequence ATGGCTGATAGCAGTTTTGACGTAGTCTCGAAGATCGACCGCATGGAGCTAGATAACGCTATAAATCAGGCTATCCGCGAGATTGATACCCGCTTTGACTTTAAGAATACTGGCGCAAAGATTGAACTCTCAGGTGACAAGTTAGCAATCGAAGCAGATACTGAAGAGCGCGCAAAGGCGACCCTGGATGTCGTTAAAGATAAGTTGATTAAGCGTGGAGTTTCACTCAAGCACCTTGATGCTGGTGAGCCACAGCTCTCAGGAAAAATCTACAAGATTGCATGCACCATGAAAGAGGGCATCTCAACTGAGAATGCCAAGAAGATTGCTAAGTTCTTGCGTGATGAAGGTGCGAAATCAATCAAGACCCAGATTCAAGGCGATGAGCTACGCGTGACATCAAAGAGCCGTGATGATCTGCAGGAAGCTATTGAGCAGATTAAAAATGGCAAATTCGAATTTGCAGTTCAATTCGTAAACTTCCGATAA
- the rarD gene encoding EamA family transporter RarD, protein MVKNRSEYSLGLLFGVSAYILWGLFPLYWPLLEPANPWEIVAHRAVWTLVFCAIVLAISKQIHSTIAILKSPKKVIGLLATTILISINWITYIWATNNGHVVEAALGYYINPLIIISFGVILLREKMRPLQWLAVGIAAIGVGILTYDYGRLPWVAISLALSWGTYGLVKKKLDLGALDGLAIETLISLIPYGFYLLYLGNNGTGQFGHNSLLTVLLISAGAITAIPLLLFNGSTTRLPYSTIGLLQYITPTIQFSIGVWLRHEDMPTARWIGFIVIWFALAALATDLVRSSRTVDNSVAQGK, encoded by the coding sequence GTGGTTAAGAACCGGAGCGAGTATTCGCTGGGGCTTCTCTTTGGCGTCAGCGCATATATTTTGTGGGGGCTCTTCCCTTTGTATTGGCCGCTCCTAGAGCCAGCTAATCCATGGGAGATTGTTGCCCACCGCGCCGTGTGGACATTGGTCTTCTGCGCAATTGTTCTCGCTATCTCCAAGCAAATTCATTCCACGATCGCAATCCTTAAGAGCCCCAAGAAAGTTATTGGCTTACTTGCAACAACAATCCTCATCTCCATCAACTGGATTACTTACATCTGGGCAACGAATAATGGACATGTTGTAGAGGCTGCCCTTGGTTACTACATCAATCCGCTCATCATTATTTCATTCGGAGTAATTCTCCTTCGAGAGAAGATGCGTCCTTTGCAGTGGCTCGCAGTTGGTATTGCAGCAATTGGCGTTGGCATCCTTACCTACGATTATGGACGTCTTCCCTGGGTTGCTATCTCACTCGCCCTCTCATGGGGCACATATGGCCTTGTGAAGAAGAAGTTAGATCTTGGCGCACTCGATGGACTCGCAATTGAAACCTTGATATCCCTTATCCCCTATGGCTTCTATCTTCTCTATCTCGGCAACAATGGCACAGGACAGTTTGGCCATAACTCCCTTCTCACAGTGCTTCTTATCAGCGCAGGTGCAATCACTGCTATTCCACTCTTACTCTTTAACGGCTCAACTACTCGCCTGCCCTATAGCACCATCGGATTGCTGCAATACATCACTCCAACGATTCAATTCTCTATCGGTGTGTGGTTGCGCCATGAAGATATGCCGACTGCGCGATGGATTGGTTTTATCGTGATCTGGTTTGCTCTAGCTGCGTTAGCTACTGATCTAGTGCGATCAAGCAGAACGGTCGACAATAGCGTCGCACAAGGAAAATAG
- a CDS encoding polyprenyl synthetase family protein: MSKFGIPGLAPELEAELKEGMAKVESLLLSHIQGDYPLVEETSRHLVAAGGKRLRPLLTLLASHYGDKNKSGIVESAVVCELTHVATLYHDDVMDEAKLRRGVESANSRWGNTVAILTGDYLFAKVSALLADIGPEAVRLQASTFERLVIGQIMETQGPQNGEDALDHYLQVVADKTGSLIAASARFGAMVSGAPADIKETLTVFGEKVGIAFQLADDVIDIASESHQSGKTPGTDLREGVPTLVTLNVMKSTRAEDRELIKLLKAPIKDEKVVAQVLTTLRGHSALDESRGQLQNIARDARAALGPLPVNDVTGALFSLCDAIVDRSA; this comes from the coding sequence ATGTCTAAATTCGGAATACCTGGTTTAGCCCCTGAGCTAGAGGCAGAGCTTAAAGAGGGTATGGCTAAAGTTGAAAGCCTTCTCCTTAGCCATATTCAGGGTGATTACCCGCTGGTGGAGGAGACTTCGCGCCACCTCGTTGCAGCAGGTGGCAAGCGCCTGAGGCCGTTGTTAACTCTTCTTGCATCTCACTATGGAGATAAGAATAAGTCTGGCATTGTTGAATCAGCAGTTGTCTGCGAACTTACACACGTTGCAACTCTCTATCACGATGATGTGATGGATGAAGCAAAGCTTCGTCGTGGAGTGGAGAGCGCAAATAGTCGCTGGGGCAACACCGTTGCCATTCTCACCGGGGATTACCTCTTTGCAAAGGTCTCAGCACTCCTTGCAGATATCGGACCTGAAGCAGTTCGCCTGCAGGCATCAACTTTTGAACGTCTTGTCATTGGCCAGATTATGGAGACGCAAGGACCGCAAAATGGGGAGGATGCCCTTGATCATTATCTGCAAGTTGTTGCAGATAAGACAGGATCACTGATTGCAGCAAGCGCACGATTCGGTGCGATGGTCTCAGGTGCTCCTGCAGATATTAAAGAGACTCTCACAGTCTTCGGTGAAAAAGTAGGTATTGCATTCCAATTAGCAGATGATGTTATTGATATTGCAAGTGAATCTCACCAATCTGGAAAGACCCCAGGCACTGATCTGCGTGAAGGAGTTCCAACTCTTGTGACTCTTAATGTCATGAAATCTACACGGGCCGAAGATCGCGAACTCATCAAGCTACTCAAAGCCCCGATCAAGGATGAGAAAGTTGTAGCGCAGGTTCTCACAACTCTGCGAGGACATAGCGCACTCGATGAATCGCGCGGTCAACTGCAGAATATTGCACGTGATGCTCGCGCAGCTCTTGGACCACTACCTGTTAACGATGTGACAGGTGCTCTATTTTCCTTGTGCGACGCTATTGTCGACCGTTCTGCTTGA
- the nuoN gene encoding NADH-quinone oxidoreductase subunit NuoN has translation MSFTAPVLNYAQLAPMLIVLGGALIGVLIEAFAPRASRHSSQLFITVATLVSSFAALMQVRTQSSANAAMGSVAFDGAGVLLQASILVIALLSVFLIADQENFTALPAAVPGSHEERESLQLDLRVTEVYPLTLFAVAGMLLFPVSTDLITLFVALEVLSLPLYLMAGLSRRRRLMSQEAALKYFLLGAFSSAFFLFGAAYLYGYSGSITFAGIQSSVVGGSGNDVFLLLGIAFISVGLLFKVGAVPFHAWSPDVYQGAPTAITGFMAAATKVAAFGAILRIFYVSFANAQWQWSPALVLIAIITMVIGSVVAIAQRDVKRMLAYSSIAHAGFLLAGVIALSKSGLDATIFYLFAYGIATVGAFGVVTLVRDSSGEVTDLNRWSGLGKRSPLVASVFSFFLLAFAGIPLTSGFIGKFSIFSSAYESGSTWILISGVLSSAIAAFFYIRVIVLMFFKDPVEDGTSVVIPSALTTITITVAAVITLILGIFPAPLIDFIASTAFFIR, from the coding sequence ATGTCATTCACGGCTCCCGTACTTAACTATGCACAGCTTGCACCGATGCTCATCGTTCTCGGTGGGGCACTCATTGGTGTTCTTATTGAGGCATTTGCACCTCGTGCATCACGCCATAGCTCACAGCTCTTCATTACAGTTGCAACACTGGTCTCATCCTTTGCAGCGCTGATGCAGGTCCGCACACAATCTTCAGCAAATGCTGCAATGGGTTCTGTGGCATTTGATGGTGCAGGTGTTCTACTTCAAGCTTCGATTTTAGTGATTGCTCTACTCTCGGTATTTCTGATTGCAGATCAAGAGAACTTCACAGCTCTTCCTGCAGCAGTTCCTGGTTCTCATGAAGAACGTGAATCGCTCCAGCTTGATCTACGCGTTACTGAGGTCTATCCGCTGACACTCTTTGCAGTGGCTGGAATGCTGCTCTTCCCAGTTTCCACAGATTTAATCACTCTCTTTGTGGCCCTTGAAGTGCTCTCATTACCGCTCTATTTGATGGCAGGACTTTCACGTCGTCGCCGATTGATGTCGCAAGAGGCTGCGCTGAAGTACTTCTTATTGGGTGCATTCTCATCAGCATTCTTCCTCTTTGGCGCTGCTTATCTCTATGGATACTCAGGCTCAATTACATTTGCAGGAATTCAATCAAGTGTTGTGGGTGGCTCAGGAAATGATGTATTCCTGCTTCTAGGCATTGCATTTATCTCTGTGGGTCTTCTCTTTAAAGTCGGTGCGGTGCCATTTCATGCATGGTCACCTGATGTCTATCAAGGTGCACCAACAGCAATTACAGGCTTTATGGCAGCTGCTACCAAGGTTGCAGCATTCGGTGCGATCCTTCGTATCTTCTATGTCTCATTTGCCAATGCGCAGTGGCAATGGAGTCCAGCTCTTGTTCTGATTGCAATAATCACGATGGTCATTGGATCAGTAGTGGCAATTGCGCAACGAGATGTTAAGCGCATGCTTGCCTACTCATCAATCGCTCACGCAGGCTTCCTTCTTGCAGGTGTGATTGCCTTGAGCAAATCAGGTCTTGATGCCACCATCTTCTATCTCTTCGCCTATGGCATCGCCACCGTTGGAGCATTTGGAGTTGTCACTCTCGTGCGCGACTCATCGGGTGAGGTCACAGACCTCAATCGCTGGAGTGGACTTGGTAAGCGCTCACCATTAGTTGCTTCAGTCTTCTCCTTCTTCCTTTTAGCCTTTGCAGGCATTCCTCTTACATCAGGCTTTATTGGAAAATTCTCCATCTTCTCAAGTGCTTATGAATCAGGAAGCACATGGATTTTGATTTCTGGTGTGCTCTCATCAGCAATAGCTGCCTTCTTCTATATCCGCGTCATCGTCTTGATGTTCTTTAAGGATCCAGTTGAAGATGGCACCAGCGTTGTCATTCCTTCTGCCCTTACAACAATAACGATTACAGTTGCGGCAGTGATTACCTTGATTCTCGGTATCTTCCCCGCACCTCTGATCGATTTCATTGCATCAACAGCTTTCTTCATCCGATAA
- a CDS encoding NADH-quinone oxidoreductase subunit M translates to MNALTSMMLLPLLGSLLVAVIPTDQVLRIKQAALGTTLLVAISGVMAWIKFDSENTAFQFVQIAQWIPSFGINYAVGVDGLSIVLILMSVLLAPIVVLAGWNESEGGRWSAKVFYILILVLETMMIGVFAATDVFLFYVFFEAMLIPVYFLIGGYGSGERAAAAVKFLLYSLFGGLLMLASIIGLYVISGANGGHTFDIGQLSEMHKYMSSTTQNLLFLGFFIAFAIKAPLWPLHTWLPDAAASATPGTSVLLLGILDKVGTFGMIRFCLALFPDASKTFTPVIMVLAVISILYGAFLAIGARDIKRLIAYTSISHFGFITMGIFAMTTQGHSGATLYMFNHGFSTAALFLVAGWMISRRGSSTIADFGGLQRVTPVMAWSFFIAGMSSLALPGLSSFVSEFLVLVGTYTRYPVAAIIATFGIVLAALYILIPVQKALHGPTTPGNENLPDLNLREKIAIGPVIAVIIALGFYPAPLLNVINPASAHVLEKQGFTDPVPSESAGK, encoded by the coding sequence ATGAACGCGCTGACAAGCATGATGTTATTGCCGCTACTAGGTTCACTCCTCGTTGCGGTTATCCCAACAGATCAAGTTCTTCGCATCAAGCAGGCAGCACTTGGTACTACCTTGTTGGTTGCCATCTCAGGCGTCATGGCCTGGATAAAATTTGATTCAGAGAACACAGCATTCCAATTCGTTCAGATTGCACAATGGATTCCATCCTTTGGTATCAACTATGCAGTTGGAGTCGATGGGCTTTCAATCGTTCTGATTCTTATGTCGGTCCTCTTGGCACCGATTGTGGTCCTGGCTGGCTGGAATGAATCTGAAGGTGGACGCTGGTCTGCCAAGGTCTTCTATATTCTGATTCTCGTTCTTGAAACAATGATGATCGGCGTCTTTGCAGCAACTGATGTCTTCTTGTTCTACGTATTCTTTGAAGCGATGTTGATCCCTGTCTACTTCCTGATCGGTGGTTATGGCAGTGGAGAACGTGCAGCTGCTGCTGTGAAATTCTTGCTCTACAGCCTCTTTGGCGGTCTCTTGATGCTCGCATCAATCATCGGGCTTTATGTGATCTCAGGCGCTAACGGTGGCCACACCTTTGATATTGGCCAGCTCTCTGAGATGCATAAATATATGAGCTCTACGACTCAGAACCTTCTGTTCCTAGGATTCTTTATTGCATTCGCAATTAAGGCACCTCTCTGGCCACTACACACATGGCTTCCTGACGCGGCAGCTTCTGCAACACCAGGAACATCTGTTCTTCTCCTTGGCATTCTCGACAAGGTCGGAACATTTGGAATGATTCGTTTCTGTCTTGCGCTCTTTCCTGATGCCTCTAAGACCTTTACTCCTGTCATCATGGTCTTAGCTGTGATCTCAATCTTGTATGGCGCATTCCTTGCAATTGGAGCGCGCGATATCAAGAGATTGATTGCCTATACATCAATATCACACTTCGGGTTTATCACCATGGGAATCTTTGCAATGACTACGCAAGGCCATAGCGGTGCAACTCTCTATATGTTCAACCACGGCTTCTCAACAGCTGCTCTCTTCCTCGTTGCAGGCTGGATGATTTCTCGCCGCGGTTCATCAACAATTGCAGATTTCGGCGGATTACAGCGCGTTACACCAGTGATGGCATGGTCATTCTTTATTGCAGGAATGTCTTCACTCGCTCTACCTGGTCTCTCAAGCTTTGTGAGCGAGTTCCTCGTTCTAGTAGGTACATACACTCGCTACCCAGTAGCTGCAATTATTGCTACCTTCGGAATAGTTCTTGCAGCTCTCTACATCTTGATCCCAGTGCAGAAAGCGCTGCACGGTCCGACAACTCCGGGAAATGAGAATCTTCCAGACCTCAACCTCCGCGAGAAGATTGCTATCGGTCCTGTGATTGCAGTGATTATCGCTCTTGGCTTCTATCCAGCACCGCTGCTCAACGTTATTAACCCAGCTTCAGCACATGTGCTTGAGAAGCAAGGTTTTACTGATCCAGTTCCTTCAGAGAGCGCAGGCAAGTAA
- the nuoL gene encoding NADH-quinone oxidoreductase subunit L, with translation MTTSTSLVYLIALPLFGATILLLAGRRADKWGHLLATALSASSFGVGLYQLSQMLSRPTEERAVGQKLFSWINVGTFNVDAGLLLDQLSICFILLITGVGTLIHIYSISYMSHDQNRRRFFAYLNLFIAAMLLLVLGDSYLNLYVGWEGVGLASYLLIGFWNQKPAYATASKKAFVMNRIGDMGLSFAIMIAFATLGTVSFSGVEEASHTASKAALTAIGVMLLVAATGKSAQFPLQAWLGDAMAGPTPVSALIHAATMVTAGVYLIIRSNFIFDAAPTAQLLVVIVGAITLLFGAFIGTAKDDIKKALAASTMSQIGYMILGAGLGPAGYAFAIMHLLTHGFFKAGMFLGAGSVMHGMNDQVDMRRYGALRKFMPITFITFGLGYLAIIGVPPFAGFYSKDLIIETAFNAGGIKGILLGSTALLGAAITAFYMTRVMVLTFTSKARWEENQHPHESPILMWLPMAILAIGSVTTGFLFTRGDALANWLNPVFGEHGEEHGTEHLFEPIVVSGMALVAVAIGVAIAIVKYQLAEVDSVAPQDVSIFTRIARKDLMQDSFNEAVFMRPGQALTALLVKGDESVVDGAVRGVGRTALGAGAALRKTQTGFARSYAALILIGAVALIAGIWVVTQ, from the coding sequence ATGACGACTTCAACTTCATTGGTCTATCTGATTGCACTTCCACTCTTTGGTGCAACAATTCTTCTACTTGCAGGACGTCGTGCTGATAAGTGGGGACACCTGCTTGCAACAGCGCTCTCTGCGAGTTCATTTGGAGTCGGTCTCTACCAACTCTCACAGATGCTTTCTCGTCCAACGGAGGAGCGCGCAGTAGGTCAGAAGCTCTTCTCATGGATCAACGTCGGCACATTTAATGTTGATGCAGGGCTCTTGCTCGATCAGCTCTCGATCTGTTTCATCCTTCTTATTACCGGCGTTGGAACTCTGATTCATATCTACTCAATTTCTTATATGTCTCATGATCAAAACCGTCGACGCTTCTTTGCCTATCTCAACCTCTTTATTGCAGCGATGCTCCTGCTCGTTCTCGGAGATTCCTATCTCAACCTCTATGTGGGATGGGAAGGCGTGGGTCTTGCCTCTTATCTCTTGATCGGTTTCTGGAATCAAAAGCCTGCCTATGCAACTGCTTCCAAAAAGGCATTTGTCATGAACCGCATCGGCGATATGGGTCTCTCCTTTGCCATCATGATCGCCTTTGCAACTCTTGGCACGGTCTCATTTAGCGGAGTAGAAGAGGCATCACATACTGCATCCAAAGCAGCACTCACAGCTATCGGAGTGATGTTGCTCGTTGCAGCAACAGGAAAGTCAGCACAATTCCCATTGCAGGCATGGCTTGGTGATGCGATGGCTGGTCCAACACCGGTTTCAGCACTGATCCACGCAGCGACAATGGTGACAGCTGGTGTTTATCTGATTATTCGCTCTAACTTTATCTTTGATGCAGCGCCTACTGCCCAACTTCTTGTTGTGATCGTGGGAGCAATTACTTTGTTATTCGGTGCCTTCATCGGTACTGCAAAAGATGACATCAAGAAAGCACTTGCTGCTTCAACGATGTCACAGATTGGTTACATGATCCTTGGCGCAGGCCTTGGTCCTGCAGGGTATGCATTCGCCATCATGCACTTGCTCACACACGGATTCTTTAAAGCGGGCATGTTCTTGGGTGCAGGCTCTGTCATGCACGGCATGAATGATCAAGTTGATATGCGTCGCTATGGCGCGCTTCGTAAATTCATGCCAATCACATTCATTACCTTTGGTCTTGGCTATCTTGCAATCATCGGTGTTCCACCATTTGCTGGCTTCTACTCAAAAGATCTCATTATTGAAACTGCATTTAATGCAGGTGGAATTAAGGGAATTCTCCTTGGCTCAACTGCACTCCTAGGAGCTGCAATCACTGCCTTCTACATGACTCGCGTTATGGTTCTTACTTTTACAAGTAAAGCGCGTTGGGAAGAGAATCAACATCCTCACGAGTCACCAATTCTTATGTGGCTTCCTATGGCAATTCTTGCAATCGGATCTGTAACAACAGGTTTCCTCTTTACTCGCGGAGATGCTCTCGCCAACTGGCTCAACCCAGTATTTGGTGAGCATGGTGAAGAACATGGCACAGAGCACCTCTTTGAACCGATTGTTGTCTCAGGCATGGCGCTCGTTGCCGTAGCAATAGGTGTTGCAATTGCGATTGTGAAGTATCAGCTTGCAGAAGTTGATTCTGTTGCGCCACAGGATGTCTCAATCTTTACTCGCATCGCCCGTAAGGATTTGATGCAGGATTCATTTAACGAAGCAGTCTTTATGCGTCCTGGACAAGCTCTCACAGCACTGCTTGTGAAGGGCGATGAGAGCGTTGTTGATGGCGCTGTACGTGGAGTCGGTCGCACAGCACTCGGTGCTGGCGCGGCTTTACGCAAGACACAGACAGGGTTCGCTCGCAGTTATGCAGCGCTCATTCTTATCGGTGCAGTCGCCTTGATTGCTGGAATCTGGGTGGTCACACAATGA
- the nuoK gene encoding NADH-quinone oxidoreductase subunit NuoK, with the protein MNPYNYLYVSAILFTIGAVGVVVRRNAIVVFMCVELMLNAANLSFVTFSRINGTLDGQVVAFFTMVVAACEVVVGLAIIVTIYRSRRSASIDDASLLKR; encoded by the coding sequence ATGAATCCATATAACTATCTCTACGTTTCAGCCATTCTCTTCACCATTGGTGCAGTGGGCGTTGTTGTTCGCCGCAATGCAATCGTTGTCTTTATGTGTGTTGAGCTCATGCTTAATGCTGCAAACCTCTCATTTGTAACGTTCTCTCGGATTAATGGAACACTCGATGGACAAGTAGTTGCCTTCTTCACGATGGTTGTTGCAGCTTGTGAAGTAGTAGTGGGTCTTGCCATTATCGTGACGATTTATCGCTCACGTCGATCAGCATCTATCGATGATGCTAGTTTGTTGAAGCGATAG
- a CDS encoding NADH-quinone oxidoreductase subunit J: MLTIQTPEAVMFWFLAPLSVVAALGMLLVKKAVHSALLLAWVMITLAIFYIAQDALFLGIVQIVVYTGAVMMLFLFILMLVGVDASDSLTETIPGLRPIAITAALGFGGLLVSLIGRAKLGHDAYGLTAANSEGNVQGLAQLLFSTYVWPFEVVSSLLITAALGAMVLAHHQRAVPRATQREQAIARFRGASLGSAAGLPNPGVFARHNAVDVPALLPDGSAAPNSISATLKARGDMLDSAQFELGEVDNTVTEEK, from the coding sequence ATGTTAACGATTCAAACTCCTGAAGCAGTGATGTTCTGGTTCCTTGCTCCACTTTCAGTGGTTGCAGCACTTGGAATGCTCCTTGTGAAGAAGGCTGTCCACTCAGCACTTCTCTTAGCGTGGGTCATGATTACTCTTGCAATCTTCTATATTGCCCAAGATGCTCTCTTCCTCGGAATTGTTCAGATTGTTGTCTATACGGGCGCAGTAATGATGCTCTTCCTCTTTATTCTTATGTTGGTCGGTGTTGATGCATCAGATTCATTGACTGAAACAATTCCTGGCCTTCGCCCAATTGCAATTACAGCTGCCCTTGGCTTTGGTGGATTACTTGTTTCGTTGATTGGCCGTGCAAAGTTGGGCCACGATGCATATGGACTCACAGCAGCAAATAGCGAAGGCAATGTTCAAGGTTTGGCTCAACTTCTCTTCTCAACGTATGTGTGGCCATTTGAAGTTGTGTCCTCACTTCTGATCACAGCAGCACTCGGTGCAATGGTTTTAGCTCATCACCAACGCGCAGTTCCACGCGCTACACAACGCGAACAAGCGATCGCACGCTTTCGTGGCGCCTCCCTTGGTAGTGCAGCAGGGCTTCCTAACCCAGGTGTCTTTGCTCGCCACAATGCAGTCGATGTTCCAGCGCTACTTCCTGATGGAAGTGCTGCCCCTAACTCAATCTCTGCAACGCTTAAAGCGCGCGGAGATATGTTGGATTCTGCTCAATTCGAACTCGGTGAAGTCGATAACACTGTGACGGAGGAGAAGTAA